ATCCGCCGCCCTCGCCCGCGACCGCCTGCAAATCATCATCGCCCAAGAGCGCGCGCAGGGCGCGAACGCCACCCCCGACTACCTGCCCACCCTGCGCAAAGAGCTGCTCGAAGTGCTGTCCAAATACGTCAACGTCTCCCTCGACGACATCCGCATCTCGCAGGAAAAACAAGACGGGCTGGACGTATTGGAACTCAACATCACCCTGCCCGACCAACAGAAAAAGGCACAGCCATGACCCTCACCGAACTGCGCTACATCGTGGCCGTGGCGCAAGAAAAGCACTTCGGCCGCGCCGCCCAGCGGTGCGCCGTCAGCCAGCCCACCCTCTCCATCGCCATCAAAAAGCTGGAAGAAGAGCTGGCCGTCCCCCTGTTCGACCGCAGCAGCAACGAAGTCATCATCACCGGCGCGGGCGGGCGCATCATCACCCAGGCCATGCGCGTACTGCACGAAGCCGATATGATTTTCCGCCTGGCCGACGAAGGCAAAAACGAACTGGCCGGTACCTTCCGCCTCGGCCTCATCTTCACCGTCGCCCCCTACCTGCTGCCCAAACTCATCCTCTCCCTGCGCGAAATCGCCCCCGGCATGCCCCTGATGCTCGAAGAAAACTACACCCACGTCCTCACCGACGCCCTCAAACGCGGCGAACTCGACGCCATCGTCATCGCCGAACCCTTCCGCGAAGCCGGCATCACCACCCAGCCGCTGTACAGCGAACCCTTCTTCGTCATCGTCCCCAAAGGCCACAAATTCGAAGAACTCGACGCCGTAACCCAAAAAGAACTCGCCGAAGAAAACGTCCTCCTGCTCACCGAAGGCAACTGCATGCGCGACAACATACTCGAAAATTGCAGCGAACTGGCCGCCAAACAAAAAATCGACGGCCTGGCCAGCACCTTGCAGGGCAGCTCCATCAACACCATCCGCCACATGGTCGCCAGCGGCCTGGGCATCAGCGTCATGCCCGCCACCGCCCTCACCGAAAACGACCACCTCCTGTTCAGCATCATCCCCTTTGCCGGCGAAGCCCCCGTGCGCCGCGTCTCCATCGCCTGCCGCCGCAACTTCGTCCGCCCCAAAGCCCTCTCCGCCATCCGCCGCGCCGTCATCGCCTCCCAGCTTGCCGGCGTAACCTTCGCCGAACTCTGAACCACAACGGCAGGCCGTCTGAAAGCCGCTTTTCAGACGGCCTGCACAGGAAAAAACATGACCGAACAAGAACAGCAAAACCTCGAACGCATGGTGGCCGTCGCCACCGAAGCCCTCGAAGACATCAAAGCCAAAGACATCAGCATCCTGCACACCCAAGACAAAACCACCCTGTTTTCCCGCATGATTATCGCCAGCGGCGACAGCACCCGCCAGGTCAAAGCCCTTGCCAACAACGTTGCCGTCGGCCTCAAAGAAGCCGGCTTTGAAATCCTCAGCACCGAAGGCGACAGCGGCGAATGGACGCTGGTTGACGCGGGCGAACTCGTCGTCCACGTCATGCAGCCGGCCGTGCGCGACTTCTACGACATCGACACCCTCTGGGGCGGCGAAAAACCCCGCTACCAACAAGGCGCAGTCCCAATCTGGCACGCTGCCGACAACTGAACCCCTGAACCTGACGTAGGGTGTGTCGCCCCGAGGCGGCGCACGCGTTCCCTGCCGCATAACAAATCGGCGTGTTTTCCAAAACAGCAGAGGCCATCTGAAAAACCGCAAATCCGGTTTTTCAGACGGCCTTTCGCCTTACCGCCACGCCGAACCTGCCGTAGGATGTAGGCGGGCTTCAGCCAGGCAAAATATTGGTGAATTAATGGTTTAGCCGGGCTGAAGCCCGGCCTGCGACATATATTTTCTATCTTGTCCCGCCATACCTGCTTTGGCGTTGCACATAAAGCATGGGCACGTTTTCAAAGCGGCAGAGGCCGTCTGAAAGCCGCACACCGGTTTTTCAGACGGCCTCTGTCTGCCCTATTCCGCGCCCTCCCGATACACTCGCGCCGTGGCCAGATAATTCGCTGCCGACTGCCGCAGAAACGCCCGTTCCGCCGCCGTCAGCTCCCGCGCCGCCTTGGCGGGCGAGCCCGTGTAGAGGAAGCCGCCCGCCAGCCGTTTGCGCGGCGGCACCAACGCCCCCGCGCCGATGATCACCTCGTCTTCCACCACCGCGTCATCCAGCACCACCGCGCCCATGCCCACCAGCACGCGGCTGCCGACAGTGCAGCCGTGCAGCACCGCCCGATGGCCGACGGTAACGTCCTCGCCCAGCACCAGCGGCGAGCCTTCCGGCTTGGCGGCAGACGCCCCCGAAACATGCAGCACGCAGCCGTCCTGAATATTGCTGCGCGCACCCACGCGGATAAAGTTCACGTCGCCGCGCAGCACGGCAAACGGCCACACCGACACACCCTCCCCCAGCGCAACCCGCCCGATAACCACGGCGGCGGGGTCGATGTACACGTCTGCGCCAAGCTGCGGCAGATGGCGGTCGAAGGGGCGGATATTGTCCATGTCTGTTTCCTTTCAAAAAACGGTGCGGGCGGCGGGCATTGTAGCAAAAGGCCGTCTGAAACCGTGTATGCGGCTTGCCACACCCTGCCTTGACCAGTAGGTCGGGCATTTATGCCCGACGTGTTCAAATCTGCCGGTTTGTCGGGCATGAATGCCCGACCTACGCTACCGCTTTCAATCTGCCTCTGAGGCCGTCTGAAAACACAAGCCGTAGATGTCGGATACTTGTATCCGACATCCCGCGCGGCAGGGAAAGCCTGCGGAAAATGTCGGATTCGAGAATCCGACCTGCAATTTAACGGCAGAGGCCGTCTGAAAACCCGTAAAACAGGTTTTCAGACGGCCTCTTATTATGCGTATCACGCCTCAGGTCAGAAACACGGTGGCCAGGCCGAGGAAGATCAGGAAGCCGCCGGAGTCGGTTACGGCGGTGATGAGCACAGAGCTGCCCAGCGCGGGGTCGCGGCCGAGTTTTTCCATCACGATGGGAATCAGCACGCCGACCACGGCGGCCAGGAGCAGGTTGAGGGTCATGGCGGCCACCATCACGAGGCCGATGCCGATGCTGCCGTAGAGGGCGTAGGAGAGCACGCCCATCACGCTGCCCCAAATCAGGCCGTTGGCCAGCGCGACGCCCACTTCTTTTTTCAGCAGGCGGCCGGCCTGGATGTCGGCAAGCTGGCCGACGGCCATCGCGCGCACAATCATGGTGATGGTTTGGTTGCCCGAATTGCCGCCGATGCCGGCCACTATCGGCATCAGCGCGGCCAGGGCGACGATTTTCTGGATGCTGCCTTCAAACGCGCCGATGACACGGCTGGCGACAAAGGCGGTGCACAGGTTCACCGCCAGCCAGGTCCAGCGGTTTTTCACCGAGTCCCACACCGGGGCGAACAGGTCTTCTTCTTCCTGCAAACCGGCCATGTTCAAAATGTCGGCTTCCGATTCTTCGCGGATCACGTCCACCATTTCGTCGACGGTGATGCGGCCGATGAGTTTGCCCGAAGCGTCGATCACGGGCGCGGTAACGAGGTCGTAACGCTCGAACGCCTGCGCGGCTTCTTCGGCGTCATCTTCGGGCGAGAAGCGTACCACATCGGTGGCCATCACGTTTTCCACCAGCTCTTCAGGGTTGGAAATCAGCAGCTTGCGGATGGGCAGCACGCCGATAAGCACGTCTTGTTCGTCCACCACGAAGATTTTGTCGGTGTGGTCGGGCAGGCTGTCGAAGCGGCGCAGGTAGCGCAGCACCACTTCGCAGGACACGTCGGCGCGCACGCTCACCAGCTCGAAGTCCATCAGCGCGCCGACGGTGCCGTCTTCGTAGGACATCGCCGCCTTCACCTGCTCGCGCTCTTCCTCGTCGCGCGTTTGCAGGGCTTCGTACACCACCTGGTGCGGCAGGTCGTCGGCCAGCTCGGCCAACTCGTCCGCATCCATGTCTTCCACCGCCGCCAGCATTTCCTCGCGGTTCATCGCTTCGAGCAGCGTTTCGCGCACGGCTTCGGACACTTCCAAAAGCACGGCACCGTCGTCTTCCGGCTCGGCCAGCTTCCACACCAGCACACGCTCTTTGGGCGGCAGCGATTCGAGCAGCGCGGCCATGTCGGCCGGATGCAGCTCGTGCAGGATGCCGCGCAGCTCGGTCAGGCATGAATTTTGTTCGGGATCGGCCAGCGGCGTATCGGCGTTGATGTGCGCGTAAACCGGCAGCAGGGCGGCGGCCAGCTCGTGTACGCGGTCGATGTCCAAATCGAGGCGCGGCGCGTCGGCGCGGGGGGCGGGGACGGGTGTGTGGGCGTTCATGGATGCTCCGCCCGCGTGAAGGCGGCGGGGCTTCAGCGGGATTATTTGTAAATGAAAGATAAGGGAGAGGGCGAACCGGAAGAGTCCATTTCTGGCTGCCTGCGGCACAGGCGGGAAGGTTGTAAACGGGCGGCATTGTAGCACAAGCGGGCGTATCAGGCCGTCTGAAAAGCGTTTGCGCCGCGCCGAAGCCGCGTTTTGGCTACGCCGAAGCTGCACTTTCAGACGGCCTGATGTGTTGCCCGCAGCCTACACAAGGCCGACATTTTCTGACAAATCTTGATAATATTTACCATTCATAGCACAATACGCCCGCCGCGCCGCCTGCGCGGCAACCGTTTCCCGCAACTTTTCCAACAAAGAGAGAGCATGATGAAAAAAACCGCAACCCTGCTGGCCGCCGCACTGGCCGCCGCCCCCTTCGCCGCCGCCGCCGATTTCGGCCACCAGCAGCAGCTCACCATCGGCGGCAAACCCGCCTATCTGGCCGAAACCTCCGCCCGCGTGCTGGCCAACAAAGACCTCACCGCCCCCGAGCTGGTGGACGACATCACCGACGGCCTGTCCGGCAAAAAAATCCCCGGCTACAAAATCATGATTATGGGGCGCACCTACTCCGCCGCCGCCGAAACCAAGCCGCCCAAAGAAGGCCAAAGCCAGTGGCGCGAAAAAGCCTATGTGCATCGCGGCGTGAAACTGTTTGTCGGCATCCCCGTGGCCAACGGCAAACCCGACCCCGCCCGCGCCCGCCTAATCAACATCGGCGTGGTGGACGACAACGGCGGCAGCGCGCCGCACACCCCCGACGAGAAAATCCGTCCCGTCGGCAAACAGCTCATGAACGAAAAAGCCGTGGTGGAAAAACCCTATCTGAAAATCACCGAGCTGGAACTGCCCAACATGAAAAAAGGCGAAACCAGCGGCGGCGGCGTGAAACTCACCGCCGGCGCGGTGATCGACGGCAAAGCGGTGGAAACCAAGCTCGACAGCACCTTCACCCGCTTCTATACCGCCAAACCCACCAGCAGCGAACCGTTCAAAGCCGACGCCCGCTTCGTGAAATAAAGCGGCCGCCATCACAAAGGCCGTCTGAAAACGTGGAAACACTTTTCAGACGGCCTTTCTCCCATCCCGCCCATGGCAAACCAAACGTAGCGAAGGTAGGGTGTGTGGCGCAAGCCGCGCACGCGGTCTTTGCCGTGCAGGGATTCTGAAACCGCGTCGCGGCTGCACCGCACATCCTGCAAAATGTTAGAGGCCGTCTGAAAACGCAGTTTCGGCGAAGCCAAAAAACGTTTTCACGTTTTCAGACGGCCTTTTGACGGGATTTATAGTGAAACAACAAAAAGCCGGCATTACGCCGACAACGTAACAGCGGTGCATGAGGTAGGGTGTGTCGCCCCGGCGACGCACGCGGTCTTGACTGTGCGGGATACCAAAACCGCGTGCGCGGCTGCACCGCACACCCTGCACAAACATCAGAGGCCGTCTGAAAACCTTTTTTCAGACGGCCTTTTGCCCGTTGCAGAGCGTGTTCCCGAGGCGGCGCGTATTCCCCCGCTCCGCAAGGCTGATTGCCAACAGCCCCCGGGGCGTGTCGGCAATCAACGTTTTGGCGGCTTTTGCGCCCTAAGGC
The window above is part of the Neisseria bacilliformis genome. Proteins encoded here:
- the minE gene encoding cell division topological specificity factor MinE, whose product is MSLIDKLFGKKPKSAALARDRLQIIIAQERAQGANATPDYLPTLRKELLEVLSKYVNVSLDDIRISQEKQDGLDVLELNITLPDQQKKAQP
- a CDS encoding hydrogen peroxide-inducible genes activator, which translates into the protein MTLTELRYIVAVAQEKHFGRAAQRCAVSQPTLSIAIKKLEEELAVPLFDRSSNEVIITGAGGRIITQAMRVLHEADMIFRLADEGKNELAGTFRLGLIFTVAPYLLPKLILSLREIAPGMPLMLEENYTHVLTDALKRGELDAIVIAEPFREAGITTQPLYSEPFFVIVPKGHKFEELDAVTQKELAEENVLLLTEGNCMRDNILENCSELAAKQKIDGLASTLQGSSINTIRHMVASGLGISVMPATALTENDHLLFSIIPFAGEAPVRRVSIACRRNFVRPKALSAIRRAVIASQLAGVTFAEL
- the rsfS gene encoding ribosome silencing factor; translation: MTEQEQQNLERMVAVATEALEDIKAKDISILHTQDKTTLFSRMIIASGDSTRQVKALANNVAVGLKEAGFEILSTEGDSGEWTLVDAGELVVHVMQPAVRDFYDIDTLWGGEKPRYQQGAVPIWHAADN
- a CDS encoding gamma carbonic anhydrase family protein — translated: MDNIRPFDRHLPQLGADVYIDPAAVVIGRVALGEGVSVWPFAVLRGDVNFIRVGARSNIQDGCVLHVSGASAAKPEGSPLVLGEDVTVGHRAVLHGCTVGSRVLVGMGAVVLDDAVVEDEVIIGAGALVPPRKRLAGGFLYTGSPAKAARELTAAERAFLRQSAANYLATARVYREGAE
- the mgtE gene encoding magnesium transporter, giving the protein MNAHTPVPAPRADAPRLDLDIDRVHELAAALLPVYAHINADTPLADPEQNSCLTELRGILHELHPADMAALLESLPPKERVLVWKLAEPEDDGAVLLEVSEAVRETLLEAMNREEMLAAVEDMDADELAELADDLPHQVVYEALQTRDEEEREQVKAAMSYEDGTVGALMDFELVSVRADVSCEVVLRYLRRFDSLPDHTDKIFVVDEQDVLIGVLPIRKLLISNPEELVENVMATDVVRFSPEDDAEEAAQAFERYDLVTAPVIDASGKLIGRITVDEMVDVIREESEADILNMAGLQEEEDLFAPVWDSVKNRWTWLAVNLCTAFVASRVIGAFEGSIQKIVALAALMPIVAGIGGNSGNQTITMIVRAMAVGQLADIQAGRLLKKEVGVALANGLIWGSVMGVLSYALYGSIGIGLVMVAAMTLNLLLAAVVGVLIPIVMEKLGRDPALGSSVLITAVTDSGGFLIFLGLATVFLT